The proteins below are encoded in one region of Pirellulales bacterium:
- a CDS encoding sialidase family protein codes for MHGKIPSSAAASYWLAMLMLFAPLATVAGAGEAWIKKTDLFRAGDGVYKLYHIPGIVVTKSGTVLAWAEARRGRGDWNGIDILLRRSTDEGATWSEPVKMPQVSGPKTKNPVALELKNVKATDVTYNNPVFIADRDGTVTFLFCLEYCRCFASRSQDDGRTWSQPVEITSVFETFRKDYPWQVIATGPDHGIQLASGRLLVPIWMSTGTGGNAHRPSVVATIYSDDHGRTWQAGAIAVPCTDQWVNPNETTAAELADGRVMLNVRNESPRHRRLITTSRDGATQWSTPRFDDALVEPICMGSLVRLSTEQSDGRDRLLFVNPANLSRADGKETAGGSRDRRNLTVRLSYDEGESWPVAKTLDEGWSTYSDLAVTLEGTILCFYGRGEKSDFAGDRLTLARFNLQWLSGGKDNLTPPPKVPSSATK; via the coding sequence ATGCATGGCAAAATCCCGTCGAGCGCTGCTGCAAGTTACTGGCTAGCCATGTTGATGCTGTTCGCACCTTTGGCAACAGTAGCCGGCGCCGGTGAGGCCTGGATCAAGAAGACCGATCTGTTTCGGGCTGGCGACGGCGTTTACAAGCTGTATCACATCCCGGGCATCGTGGTAACGAAGAGCGGCACAGTGCTGGCCTGGGCCGAGGCGCGCCGCGGACGCGGAGATTGGAACGGGATAGATATTCTGCTGCGGCGCTCGACGGACGAAGGAGCGACCTGGTCCGAACCAGTGAAGATGCCGCAGGTTTCCGGTCCGAAGACGAAGAATCCAGTAGCGCTGGAATTGAAGAACGTCAAAGCGACGGACGTCACCTACAACAATCCCGTCTTCATTGCCGATCGCGACGGCACAGTGACGTTTCTGTTCTGTCTGGAGTATTGCCGCTGCTTCGCATCGCGCAGCCAGGACGACGGCCGCACATGGAGCCAACCGGTCGAGATCACGTCGGTGTTCGAGACGTTTCGCAAGGACTACCCTTGGCAGGTCATCGCCACGGGACCGGATCATGGTATCCAGCTCGCCAGCGGACGATTGCTGGTGCCGATTTGGATGTCGACCGGCACGGGCGGAAACGCGCATCGCCCGTCGGTCGTGGCAACTATATACAGCGATGATCATGGTCGCACCTGGCAGGCTGGCGCGATCGCGGTCCCCTGTACGGATCAGTGGGTGAATCCAAACGAAACGACGGCTGCCGAGTTGGCCGATGGACGCGTGATGCTGAATGTGCGCAACGAATCGCCACGACATCGGCGACTGATTACCACCAGTCGCGACGGGGCCACGCAATGGAGCACGCCGCGCTTTGACGACGCGCTCGTCGAGCCGATTTGCATGGGAAGTCTCGTGCGACTGTCGACCGAGCAGAGCGACGGCCGCGACCGCCTGTTGTTCGTCAATCCGGCGAATCTGTCGCGGGCCGACGGCAAGGAAACAGCCGGCGGCAGCCGTGATCGCCGCAACCTGACCGTGCGACTAAGCTACGACGAAGGAGAATCCTGGCCGGTCGCCAAAACCTTGGACGAAGGTTGGAGCACCTACAGCGACCTGGCCGTCACGCTTGAGGGCACCATCCTGTGCTTCTATGGCCGTGGCGAGAAGAGCGACTTCGCTGGCGATCGGTTGACGCTTGCCCGCTTCAATCTCCAGTGGCTGAGCGGCGGAAAAGACAATCTGACTCCACCACCGAAGGTCCCGTCGTCCGCCACCAAGTGA
- a CDS encoding glutamine--tRNA ligase/YqeY domain fusion protein, which produces MNDKKDAPAKNKPVSDPAAADTNAAAGEAERHLNFVEEIVEEDLRTGKYGGRVHTRFPPEPNGYLHIGHAKSICLNFGLAKNYSGLCNLRFDDTNPSKEDVEYVDSIKDSVRWLGFDWEDRMFYASDYFEQLYQWAEQLIQESKAYVCDLNAEQMREHRGTLTSPGKNSPYRDRRSDESLDLFRRMRAGEFADGSRTLRAKIDMASPNLNMRDPVLYRILHATHHRTGNAWCIYPMYDFTHGQSDSIEEITHSICTLEFENHRPLYDWFLDELKIYRPQQIEFARLNLTYTMMSKRKLLELVEEERVSGWDDPRMPTLVGLRRRGYTPEAIRSFCERIGVAKFNSVIDVQVLENAIREDLNRRAPRVLAVLRPLKVVIDNYPADQVDELDAINNPEDATAGTRKVPFTRELYIERDDFREDPPKEFFRLAPGREVRLRYAYLVTCISVVKDEKTGEVSELHCTYDPATRGGNTPDGRKVKGTIHWVSASKSLPAEVRVYDHLFTKPDPGDVSKGGDYRDNLNPQSLEVLNGCRVEPSLATACGEERFQFERQGYFCVDSVDSTPEQLVFNRTVSLKDTWAKIEKGQKKK; this is translated from the coding sequence ATGAACGACAAAAAAGACGCTCCTGCCAAGAACAAACCCGTATCCGACCCAGCAGCCGCCGACACCAATGCCGCGGCCGGCGAGGCCGAACGCCATCTCAACTTCGTCGAAGAGATCGTCGAAGAGGACCTCCGCACCGGCAAATACGGCGGCCGCGTCCACACTCGCTTTCCGCCCGAACCGAACGGCTATTTGCACATTGGCCATGCCAAGAGCATCTGCCTGAATTTCGGCCTGGCGAAAAATTACTCGGGGCTGTGTAACCTGCGCTTCGACGATACCAATCCCAGCAAAGAGGACGTCGAGTATGTCGACTCGATCAAGGACAGCGTTCGCTGGCTGGGGTTCGATTGGGAAGACAGGATGTTCTATGCCTCGGACTACTTCGAGCAGCTTTACCAGTGGGCCGAGCAACTGATCCAAGAGAGCAAGGCCTACGTCTGCGATCTCAACGCCGAGCAAATGCGCGAGCATCGCGGCACGCTCACCTCGCCCGGCAAGAACAGCCCCTACCGCGACCGGCGGAGCGACGAGAGCCTGGACCTGTTTCGACGGATGCGGGCCGGCGAATTCGCCGATGGCTCGCGCACGTTGCGGGCCAAGATCGACATGGCCTCGCCGAATCTCAACATGCGCGATCCGGTGCTCTATCGCATCCTGCACGCCACGCACCACCGCACCGGCAACGCCTGGTGCATTTACCCCATGTACGATTTTACGCACGGGCAATCCGACTCGATCGAAGAGATCACGCATTCGATTTGCACGCTCGAGTTCGAGAACCATCGCCCGCTATACGACTGGTTTCTGGACGAGCTGAAGATTTATCGTCCGCAGCAGATCGAATTCGCCCGGCTTAATCTTACCTACACGATGATGAGCAAGCGCAAATTGCTGGAACTGGTCGAAGAGGAGCGGGTCAGCGGTTGGGACGACCCGCGCATGCCCACGCTGGTGGGGCTGCGCCGGCGCGGCTATACGCCCGAGGCGATTCGTAGCTTTTGTGAGCGGATTGGCGTGGCCAAGTTCAATAGCGTGATCGACGTGCAAGTATTGGAGAACGCCATTCGTGAAGACCTGAACCGCCGGGCACCGCGGGTATTGGCCGTGCTCAGGCCGCTGAAGGTGGTGATAGACAACTACCCGGCCGACCAGGTCGACGAGTTGGACGCGATCAACAATCCCGAGGACGCGACGGCCGGCACGCGCAAGGTTCCCTTCACGCGCGAGCTGTACATAGAGCGCGACGATTTCCGCGAGGATCCGCCGAAGGAGTTTTTCCGGCTGGCGCCAGGACGCGAAGTGCGCCTGCGGTACGCCTACCTGGTGACTTGCATCAGTGTGGTCAAGGACGAGAAGACCGGCGAAGTGAGCGAACTGCACTGCACCTACGACCCAGCCACGCGCGGCGGCAACACGCCTGACGGACGAAAGGTAAAAGGGACAATCCACTGGGTCTCGGCCTCGAAGTCTTTGCCGGCCGAAGTGCGCGTGTACGACCACTTGTTCACCAAGCCCGACCCCGGCGACGTGTCCAAGGGGGGAGACTATCGAGACAATCTCAATCCGCAGTCGCTAGAAGTGCTGAACGGCTGCCGGGTGGAACCATCGCTGGCCACGGCCTGCGGCGAAGAACGGTTTCAATTCGAACGGCAAGGATACTTCTGCGTCGACTCCGTAGACTCGACGCCCGAGCAGCTCGTCTTCAATCGCACCGTGTCGTTGAAAGACACCTGGGCGAAAATCGAGAAGGGCCAGAAAAAGAAGTAG
- a CDS encoding site-specific integrase — MTTRQITTGAEAPALCEQPFRVFNPESAPGDPRDSLGLSPAMTLAEFFARFVKAVWFRERGASRSTIAEYQQSIDYWVAFTADPRLIDVDDKHTSDFVVALQTLPGMKSETTLSPHTVAKHCRHVQTCLSLAGPRGPRNKKAQRLLVEVPYLDPPEAIAEEVEDNFTLAEIEALLKAGQAMNLPRKLPVAHAIWWPSLLLACYNVAERRGGMLRVTWAGLLLDRPEKYPHGRLRFGRSIRKGKKRSQTVPLNEISRAAIEIMRTGRERAIELNPGLPIWGWPSGRADREWGSWSNFHKLFRESLLPAAGIPPERRFGLHGLRKAAATEMAEVSLLASQFLLGHQNAATTMRSYVGRQQLNSGVQQLKQPSGAAAALDSQQRRLFD; from the coding sequence ATGACGACGCGACAAATCACGACGGGCGCGGAGGCGCCAGCGCTATGCGAGCAGCCGTTTCGTGTCTTCAATCCGGAATCCGCGCCGGGCGATCCGCGCGACTCGTTGGGCCTTTCGCCGGCGATGACCCTTGCGGAATTCTTTGCGCGATTCGTCAAGGCGGTCTGGTTCCGGGAGCGCGGCGCGAGCCGTTCCACGATCGCCGAGTATCAGCAATCGATCGACTACTGGGTCGCTTTCACGGCCGATCCGCGGCTGATCGACGTCGACGACAAGCACACCAGCGACTTCGTGGTGGCGCTGCAAACGCTGCCGGGAATGAAATCGGAAACGACTCTCTCGCCGCATACGGTGGCGAAGCACTGCCGGCACGTGCAGACCTGCCTGTCGCTGGCCGGACCGCGCGGTCCGCGCAACAAAAAAGCCCAGCGATTGCTCGTCGAGGTCCCCTACCTCGATCCTCCCGAGGCGATCGCGGAAGAGGTCGAAGACAATTTTACATTGGCCGAGATCGAGGCCTTGCTGAAGGCCGGGCAGGCGATGAACCTGCCGCGCAAGCTGCCGGTGGCGCATGCGATCTGGTGGCCGTCGCTGTTGCTGGCTTGCTACAACGTGGCCGAGCGGCGGGGCGGAATGTTGCGCGTCACCTGGGCCGGCCTGTTGCTCGACCGTCCGGAGAAATATCCGCACGGCCGCTTGCGCTTCGGGCGTTCGATTCGCAAGGGAAAGAAGCGTTCGCAGACGGTCCCGCTCAACGAGATCTCGCGCGCGGCGATCGAGATCATGCGCACGGGGCGCGAGCGGGCCATCGAGCTCAATCCCGGGTTGCCGATCTGGGGCTGGCCCTCCGGGCGCGCCGATCGCGAATGGGGGAGCTGGTCGAATTTCCACAAGCTGTTTCGGGAATCGCTCCTGCCGGCGGCAGGCATTCCTCCCGAGCGCCGCTTCGGCCTGCACGGCCTGCGCAAGGCGGCAGCCACGGAAATGGCGGAGGTATCGCTGCTCGCCTCGCAGTTCCTGTTGGGCCACCAGAACGCGGCCACCACGATGCGCAGCTATGTCGGACGACAGCAGCTCAATTCGGGTGTGCAGCAATTGAAACAACCCTCGGGCGCCGCGGCGGCGCTCGATTCGCAACAGCGACGGCTCTTCGATTGA
- a CDS encoding carbon storage regulator, which produces MLVLARKQRQKVRLIIGRTVVEMTVLRFDGQTLRLGFEAPANVKILRSELTDRAA; this is translated from the coding sequence ATGCTCGTTCTCGCGCGAAAGCAACGACAGAAGGTGCGGTTGATCATCGGCCGCACGGTGGTGGAAATGACGGTACTGCGCTTTGACGGCCAGACGTTGCGACTAGGCTTCGAGGCGCCGGCCAACGTGAAGATCCTGCGCTCGGAATTGACTGACCGCGCCGCCTGA
- a CDS encoding ParB/RepB/Spo0J family partition protein, whose product MRQIKISLISPSPANARKTFDQAKLEELAASIRAHGILQPVSVRSRGDGYELVAGERRFRAAKLAGFTALPCLLLEVDDRQAHELGLVENLQREDLNALEEAQGFEALLKLRGCTQQELADSLGCSQAKIGNALRLLKLPAKPWRQWLISGEITERHAREIVRAVEAPKALADLAADIKDQLNPHHWRRGLSSAEQLAEDVDQALEQTTYPVEGTLWSNKAHKDIPLPAFTPEQLERLAVVTVGRGGKQEKRATNANLFEEIWDAHVESYAARKAKREDVRDKKHSAGTKKLSPAEAKKAAATKARQFRDRLDRWRTDWIRWLCGERVTRGDIHVDYACERLILLLASGIVHAGTMDSLRRDALRGALLAGPKPAHGAKALYGALGDTPDQFVGQVGLSFVRRLLVTGWAQAERCTNRPDAVPLLPPDVVEMFARELSIDVAAAWKGQHPSKDRPPGDENGKRQAFAGPLTEEYFRIHTGEQLAVLARGWGVYVKDGEPKSGLVKRLLAQQKVLPLPAEVKPVKAARAKPAKKSRAKAMKDQPRRRGDAEKGTVSR is encoded by the coding sequence ATGCGGCAGATCAAGATCTCGCTGATCAGCCCGTCGCCGGCCAACGCTCGCAAAACGTTCGACCAGGCAAAGCTCGAGGAGCTGGCCGCGTCGATTCGCGCGCATGGGATCCTACAGCCCGTCTCCGTGCGGAGCCGCGGCGACGGCTATGAGCTGGTCGCCGGCGAGCGGCGCTTTCGCGCGGCCAAGCTGGCCGGCTTTACCGCGCTGCCGTGCCTGCTGCTCGAGGTCGACGACCGTCAGGCCCACGAGCTGGGGCTCGTCGAGAACCTGCAACGCGAGGATCTCAATGCGCTCGAGGAGGCGCAGGGCTTCGAGGCCCTGCTCAAACTGCGCGGCTGCACGCAGCAGGAGCTGGCCGACTCGCTGGGCTGCTCGCAGGCCAAGATCGGGAACGCCTTGCGATTATTAAAACTGCCGGCCAAGCCGTGGCGGCAATGGCTCATTTCCGGGGAAATAACGGAACGGCACGCGCGAGAGATCGTCCGCGCCGTCGAGGCGCCCAAGGCGCTCGCCGACCTGGCGGCGGATATCAAGGACCAGCTGAACCCCCATCATTGGCGGCGCGGCCTCTCGTCGGCCGAGCAGCTGGCCGAGGACGTCGACCAGGCACTCGAGCAAACGACGTATCCGGTCGAAGGGACCTTGTGGAGCAACAAGGCGCACAAGGACATTCCGTTGCCGGCGTTCACGCCCGAGCAGCTCGAGCGGCTGGCCGTAGTCACGGTGGGGAGGGGGGGCAAACAGGAAAAGCGCGCCACCAACGCGAACCTGTTCGAGGAGATCTGGGACGCGCACGTCGAATCGTACGCCGCGCGGAAGGCCAAACGGGAGGACGTCCGCGACAAGAAACATTCCGCTGGGACCAAAAAGCTTTCGCCGGCCGAGGCCAAGAAAGCGGCTGCGACAAAGGCCCGGCAATTCCGCGACCGGCTCGATCGCTGGCGCACCGACTGGATCCGCTGGCTGTGCGGCGAGCGCGTCACGCGCGGCGATATCCATGTCGATTATGCGTGTGAGCGGTTGATCCTCCTGCTGGCGAGCGGGATTGTGCACGCCGGCACGATGGATTCGCTACGTCGCGACGCCTTGCGAGGCGCACTGCTTGCGGGTCCGAAGCCCGCGCACGGCGCCAAGGCGCTTTACGGCGCACTGGGCGATACGCCAGACCAGTTCGTCGGCCAGGTCGGCCTGTCATTCGTGCGGCGACTGCTGGTGACCGGCTGGGCGCAGGCCGAGCGGTGCACGAACCGCCCCGACGCCGTGCCGCTGCTGCCTCCCGACGTCGTCGAGATGTTCGCCCGCGAGCTGTCGATCGACGTCGCCGCGGCCTGGAAGGGGCAGCATCCCAGCAAGGACCGGCCGCCTGGCGACGAAAACGGCAAGCGCCAGGCGTTCGCCGGCCCGCTCACCGAGGAGTATTTTCGTATTCACACGGGCGAGCAGCTGGCCGTGTTAGCCCGCGGCTGGGGCGTGTACGTCAAAGACGGGGAGCCGAAAAGCGGATTAGTAAAACGTCTTCTGGCCCAGCAAAAAGTTCTGCCGCTGCCCGCGGAGGTCAAGCCGGTCAAGGCGGCCCGCGCCAAGCCGGCGAAGAAAAGTCGGGCGAAGGCCATGAAGGATCAACCACGGAGACGCGGAGACGCGGAGAAAGGTACGGTGTCGAGATGA
- the csrA gene encoding carbon storage regulator CsrA has product MLVLSRKRDESIVIGDSIVITVVEVRGDKVRLGISAPKDVPVHRLEVYQAIQRENLRTGDSAAAAANSAQEVRP; this is encoded by the coding sequence ATGCTCGTCCTTAGTCGCAAACGTGATGAATCGATCGTGATCGGCGACTCGATCGTCATCACCGTGGTCGAGGTGCGCGGCGACAAGGTGCGGCTGGGGATCTCGGCGCCGAAGGACGTGCCCGTCCATCGCCTCGAGGTCTACCAGGCCATCCAGCGCGAGAATCTGCGCACGGGCGACTCCGCGGCCGCGGCGGCCAATAGCGCGCAGGAGGTGCGGCCATGA
- a CDS encoding cytochrome c peroxidase has protein sequence MISTLEHLLQIAFFLSLVAVVRASRRPRQPLHPKALKLAQHAQASRLRPVVARMIIDLHVAEGVIMGAKALRGATSLVSAAFASLFCLACAFEIALPASHASADDVAVTVSAEAARVRLGYEIYFDAGVLSLEGTMSCASCHKPDPKFGYSDGLRVAIGQRGAAGSGLGLLGVRNVPSLVNVGDKYGHACNADGRAGLGNACLQAVADPLVLGMPSVAAAVDRANTRERYRQLSRIAFGHETLSEKEFRACVVAFLKTLRSDDLPADRLAKGLPTALPPAPLRGWKIFQTHCVSCHQPENGWRDFKYHNVGIASRSRSSDRGRGAVTNVASDDFCFATPSLAECAKSPPYMHDGSLKTLADVVAFFGAGGRYIVNGRVLRDPDIDPEVAAIELGAAQQADLVSFLELGFQGAGYPYRENPHLSPLSPTTERGAANRSAKR, from the coding sequence ATGATCAGCACGCTCGAGCATCTGCTGCAGATCGCCTTCTTCCTTTCGCTCGTGGCCGTTGTGCGGGCCTCGCGTCGCCCACGGCAGCCGCTTCATCCCAAGGCCCTGAAGCTAGCCCAGCACGCCCAGGCATCGCGCCTGCGGCCCGTGGTGGCGCGTATGATCATCGATCTGCACGTGGCCGAGGGCGTGATCATGGGCGCGAAGGCGCTGCGCGGCGCCACGTCGTTAGTTTCGGCGGCGTTCGCTAGCCTATTTTGCCTGGCTTGCGCGTTTGAAATTGCCCTGCCAGCAAGCCACGCAAGCGCCGACGACGTCGCGGTGACCGTCAGCGCCGAGGCGGCCCGGGTGCGGCTGGGGTACGAGATCTACTTCGACGCCGGCGTGCTGTCGCTCGAAGGGACGATGAGCTGCGCGAGCTGCCACAAGCCCGATCCCAAGTTCGGTTATTCGGACGGCCTGCGGGTGGCCATCGGCCAGCGCGGTGCCGCCGGCTCGGGCCTGGGCCTGCTGGGCGTGCGCAACGTGCCGTCGCTCGTGAACGTCGGCGACAAATATGGGCACGCCTGCAATGCGGACGGCCGGGCCGGCCTCGGTAACGCCTGCCTACAGGCCGTGGCCGACCCGTTGGTGCTCGGCATGCCGAGCGTTGCGGCGGCGGTCGACCGGGCGAACACGCGGGAGCGATACCGGCAGCTGTCGCGCATTGCCTTCGGACACGAGACTCTGTCCGAAAAGGAATTTCGCGCCTGCGTAGTGGCGTTCCTCAAGACGCTCCGCTCCGACGACCTCCCGGCCGACCGTCTCGCCAAAGGACTTCCCACGGCGCTGCCGCCCGCACCGCTGCGCGGCTGGAAGATTTTCCAAACGCATTGCGTGAGCTGCCACCAACCTGAAAACGGTTGGCGCGACTTTAAGTATCACAACGTGGGCATCGCCAGCCGCTCGCGCTCGAGCGATCGCGGCCGCGGTGCCGTGACGAACGTCGCGTCGGACGATTTTTGTTTTGCAACTCCCTCATTGGCAGAGTGCGCGAAGAGCCCCCCCTACATGCACGACGGCTCGCTCAAGACGCTGGCCGACGTCGTGGCGTTCTTTGGCGCCGGGGGCCGCTACATCGTGAACGGCCGCGTGTTGCGCGATCCGGATATCGACCCCGAGGTCGCGGCGATCGAGCTAGGCGCGGCCCAGCAGGCCGACCTGGTGTCGTTCCTCGAGCTGGGATTTCAGGGCGCGGGATATCCCTACCGGGAAAATCCGCATCTATCCCCGCTTTCACCGACTACCGAACGGGGCGCGGCAAACAGGAGTGCCAAGCGATGA